A genomic window from Candidatus Methylacidiphilales bacterium includes:
- the shc gene encoding squalene--hopene cyclase, with product MSSSDTQSSVSTFTLGQHHLKLQVEPSLAAKVDQAIARTQTYLRSLQKEDGHWIGELIVDTTLVCDVLLLEYWRGEINMERQARIVKHILDRQLPDGGWTTYHGGPSEINASVKCYFALKMAGFSPDDAVMKKAHATILRLGGIPKMNTYGKLYLALIGQFPWKYLPTIPAEAMLLPNWFFFNIYELSSWTRNMFVPLAVINHFRPTKLLPPEKQLHELYPYGTEGQDFSLPRDKKWFTLRNLFLLVDRILKMVEAIPWKPFRACALKKAEDWMVARCGEGSDGIGAIFPSILNTLIALRCLGYPDDHPLVKKNEKHFYDFEVFDKEKDDYRFQPCFSPIWDTAITSVALASSGVPKNDPQLVKAADYLVRNEVRFKGDWAVKNRYKGEPSGWAFEYNNKYYPDVDDTVKILLALRMIEATDEKAKLEAIQRALPWAASFQCKNGGYAAFDKDVTKKWLDHVPFADHKAILDPPCSDITARVLECFGRYGFNKKEKFLQKAIRYLRQTQEEDGSWWGRWGVNYVYGTWQALRGLYYIGEDMNQDWIVRARDWLESCQNPDGGWGETCASYDDARLKGQGPSTPSQTAWALMGMLVFQEPARASVVRAVQYLSATQSEDGSWREDYITGTGFPCVFYLKYDLYRTNWPMIALSEFRQLLRARGAISPVS from the coding sequence ATGTCCAGCAGTGATACCCAGTCCTCGGTGAGCACGTTCACCCTGGGCCAGCACCACCTCAAGTTGCAAGTTGAACCGTCCCTGGCGGCCAAGGTCGACCAGGCCATCGCCCGCACCCAGACCTACCTGCGAAGCCTGCAGAAGGAGGACGGACACTGGATCGGCGAACTCATCGTGGACACCACCCTGGTCTGCGACGTCCTGCTGCTGGAGTATTGGCGCGGGGAAATCAACATGGAACGCCAGGCCCGGATCGTGAAGCACATCCTCGACCGCCAGTTGCCCGACGGGGGGTGGACCACCTATCATGGCGGACCGAGTGAAATCAACGCCTCGGTGAAGTGTTACTTCGCCCTCAAGATGGCCGGCTTCAGCCCGGACGATGCGGTGATGAAGAAGGCCCACGCCACCATCCTGCGACTGGGGGGAATTCCCAAGATGAACACCTACGGGAAGCTTTACCTGGCCCTCATTGGCCAGTTTCCCTGGAAGTATCTGCCCACCATTCCAGCCGAGGCCATGCTCCTGCCCAATTGGTTTTTCTTCAATATTTACGAATTGTCGTCGTGGACGCGGAACATGTTCGTGCCGCTGGCCGTCATCAACCACTTCCGTCCGACCAAGCTCCTCCCTCCGGAGAAACAACTCCATGAACTCTACCCCTATGGAACGGAGGGCCAGGACTTTTCGCTCCCCCGGGACAAGAAGTGGTTCACGCTCCGCAACCTTTTCCTTCTCGTCGACCGCATCCTCAAGATGGTCGAAGCCATTCCCTGGAAGCCTTTCCGGGCCTGCGCCCTGAAAAAGGCCGAGGATTGGATGGTGGCGCGTTGCGGCGAGGGTTCCGATGGGATCGGCGCGATCTTCCCCAGCATCCTCAACACCCTCATTGCCCTGCGTTGTCTAGGCTACCCCGACGATCACCCGCTGGTCAAAAAGAACGAGAAACACTTCTACGACTTCGAAGTCTTCGACAAAGAAAAAGACGATTACCGGTTCCAGCCCTGCTTTTCCCCGATCTGGGACACCGCCATCACCAGCGTGGCCCTGGCCAGTTCCGGGGTCCCGAAAAACGACCCCCAACTGGTCAAAGCCGCCGATTACTTGGTGCGCAACGAAGTGCGGTTCAAGGGTGATTGGGCGGTCAAGAACCGCTACAAGGGCGAGCCCAGCGGCTGGGCTTTTGAATACAACAACAAGTATTACCCCGACGTCGACGACACGGTGAAGATCCTCCTGGCCCTGCGGATGATCGAGGCCACCGACGAGAAGGCGAAACTGGAGGCCATCCAGCGGGCCCTGCCCTGGGCCGCCAGTTTCCAGTGCAAAAACGGTGGTTACGCGGCTTTCGACAAGGACGTGACCAAGAAGTGGCTCGACCATGTGCCCTTCGCCGACCACAAGGCCATCCTCGATCCGCCGTGCAGTGACATCACCGCCCGCGTGCTCGAGTGTTTTGGCAGATACGGCTTCAACAAAAAGGAAAAGTTCCTGCAGAAGGCCATCCGCTACCTCCGTCAAACCCAGGAGGAGGATGGTTCGTGGTGGGGTCGTTGGGGGGTCAATTATGTCTACGGCACCTGGCAGGCCCTGCGCGGATTGTATTACATCGGCGAGGACATGAACCAGGACTGGATCGTGCGCGCTCGCGACTGGCTGGAGTCCTGTCAGAACCCCGATGGCGGATGGGGTGAAACGTGCGCGTCTTACGACGATGCGCGTCTCAAGGGTCAGGGGCCGAGCACGCCCTCGCAGACGGCATGGGCCTTGATGGGGATGCTGGTCTTTCAGGAACCGGCCCGTGCCAGCGTGGTCCGCGCCGTGCAATACCTTTCCGCCACCCAAAGCGAGGACGGCAGTTGGCGCGAGGACTACATCACCGGGACCGGATTTCCCTGCGTCTTCTACCTAAAATACGACCTCTACCGGACCAACTGGCCCATGATCGCCTTGTCGGAATTCCGCCAACTCCTCCGGGCGCGCGGCGCCATTTCCCCGGTCTCCTGA
- the uvrB gene encoding excinuclease ABC subunit UvrB: protein MDFRLQSSYAPMGDQPRAIEGLVRNIRAGEKHSVLVGVTGSGKTFTMANVIQQLQRPTLIISHNKTLAAQLYSEFKSFFPENAVEYFVSYFDYYQPEAYIPRTDTYIEKDSSINEEIERLRLSATSSLLTRRDTIVVASVSCIYGLGSPEDYKGMVMPLAVGQQAGRDAFLARLVEILYERNPVTLERGQFRVRGDVVELCPAYTEDALRIEFFGDEIDRITRFDILTGDTLESLREVTVFPAKHFITPADKMRRAINDIQTELEERIRLFEKEGRLLEAQRIKMRTAYDIDLMQEMGFCPGIENYSRHLSGRPPGARPYTLIDFFPEDTLLIIDESHATVPQIGGMYAGDRARKTVLVEHGFRLPSALDNRPLNFPEFEALMKQTVYVSATPGPYELKAAGGPTVEQVIRPTGLIDPLITVKPLKGQIDETIGLARERIARGERVLVTTLTKRTAEDLTDYLREAGLKVQYLHSEVDAIERVEILRNLRAGEFDILVGINLLREGLDLPEVSLVCILDADKEGYLRSETSLIQTAGRAARHINGHVVLFADILTRSIKRLLEVTEYRRTRQIAFNREHHITPQSVRRGIQESLQTVLKGRAVEEAVVRKGAGDQDAVAVLKELEDEMVGASSKLEFEKAALLRDQILDLKKTLGLPATVTSPGKPGAAVTYARGGRRKSKARG from the coding sequence ATGGACTTCCGACTGCAATCCTCCTACGCCCCGATGGGTGACCAACCCCGGGCCATCGAGGGATTGGTCCGCAACATCCGGGCCGGGGAGAAGCACAGTGTGCTCGTCGGCGTCACCGGCTCGGGCAAGACCTTCACCATGGCCAATGTCATCCAGCAACTCCAGCGCCCGACCCTGATCATTTCCCACAACAAAACACTCGCCGCCCAGCTCTACAGCGAATTCAAATCCTTCTTCCCCGAAAACGCCGTTGAATATTTCGTCAGCTACTTCGACTACTACCAGCCCGAGGCCTACATCCCCAGGACCGACACCTACATCGAGAAGGATTCCAGTATCAACGAGGAGATCGAGCGTTTGCGTTTGTCCGCGACCAGTTCGCTGCTGACGCGCCGCGACACCATCGTGGTGGCCAGTGTCAGCTGCATCTACGGCCTCGGTTCGCCGGAGGACTACAAGGGCATGGTCATGCCCCTTGCGGTCGGCCAGCAGGCCGGGCGGGACGCATTCCTGGCCCGTTTGGTCGAAATCCTCTATGAGCGCAACCCGGTCACGCTCGAGCGTGGCCAGTTCCGGGTCCGGGGTGATGTCGTCGAGCTGTGCCCGGCCTACACCGAAGACGCCCTGCGCATCGAGTTTTTTGGCGATGAGATCGACCGGATCACGCGTTTCGACATCCTGACCGGTGACACCTTGGAATCATTGCGGGAAGTGACGGTTTTTCCGGCCAAGCACTTCATCACCCCCGCGGACAAGATGCGCCGCGCGATCAACGACATCCAGACCGAGTTGGAAGAACGCATCCGGCTCTTCGAGAAGGAGGGGCGTTTGCTGGAGGCCCAGCGGATCAAGATGCGCACGGCCTACGACATCGACCTGATGCAGGAAATGGGTTTCTGTCCCGGGATCGAAAATTATTCACGCCACCTCAGCGGGCGGCCGCCGGGGGCACGGCCTTACACCCTGATCGACTTTTTTCCCGAGGATACGCTCCTCATCATCGATGAGTCGCATGCCACCGTGCCGCAAATCGGCGGCATGTATGCGGGGGACCGGGCGCGCAAGACCGTGCTGGTGGAGCACGGGTTCCGCCTGCCCTCGGCTTTGGACAACCGTCCGTTGAATTTTCCCGAGTTCGAAGCACTGATGAAGCAGACCGTTTATGTTTCCGCCACCCCGGGACCCTATGAACTCAAGGCAGCGGGCGGACCGACGGTCGAGCAGGTGATCCGTCCGACCGGGTTGATCGATCCACTGATCACAGTCAAACCCCTCAAGGGTCAGATCGACGAAACCATCGGCCTGGCCCGCGAGCGCATCGCCCGGGGCGAACGCGTCCTGGTGACCACGCTGACCAAGCGGACAGCGGAAGATTTGACCGATTATCTGCGCGAGGCCGGATTGAAGGTCCAGTATCTGCATTCCGAGGTGGACGCCATCGAACGGGTGGAGATCCTGCGCAATCTCCGGGCGGGTGAATTCGACATCCTGGTCGGAATCAACCTGCTGCGGGAGGGACTCGACCTGCCGGAGGTTTCCCTGGTCTGCATACTCGATGCGGACAAGGAAGGTTACCTGCGTTCCGAGACCTCGCTGATCCAGACGGCGGGCCGGGCCGCGCGACATATCAACGGACATGTGGTGCTCTTCGCCGATATCCTCACCCGTTCGATCAAGCGGCTCCTGGAGGTGACGGAATACCGCCGGACGCGGCAGATTGCCTTCAACCGGGAACACCACATCACCCCGCAGTCCGTCCGCCGGGGCATCCAGGAAAGCCTCCAGACCGTGCTCAAGGGCCGGGCAGTGGAAGAGGCCGTGGTCCGGAAAGGAGCGGGGGACCAGGACGCGGTGGCGGTCCTGAAAGAGCTGGAGGACGAAATGGTGGGAGCCTCCTCGAAGCTGGAGTTCGAGAAGGCGGCTTTGCTGCGCGACCAGATCCTCGACCTGAAGAAGACCCTGGGCCTGCCGGCCACGGTGACCTCGCCGGGCAAACCGGGGGCCGCGGTGACCTACGCGCGGGGCGGCCGGCGCAAAAGCAAAGCCCGGGGTTGA
- the lpxA gene encoding acyl-ACP--UDP-N-acetylglucosamine O-acyltransferase encodes MDIHPRAMVDPQAILGDGCVVGPDAIIGAGVVLGPGCSIGPRAFLTGKTVLGSRVKVGVGALIGGDPQDLAYRGAASATEIGDDTVIREYVTVHRGTQEGTRTWIGRNCYLMAGSHVAHNCRLEDHVILVNNVLLAGYVEVGARAFVGGAAVVHQFTRIGAYAMIRGLTRLGRDVPPYCMATHTNTLSGLNKVGLRRNGFDDARRRRILRAVELLCHSPLNRTQALEAIRVDADLQHADIDLLVQFAETTKRGLCGWRDTTAGAEDE; translated from the coding sequence ATGGACATTCATCCCCGTGCCATGGTGGACCCACAAGCCATTCTGGGGGACGGATGTGTCGTCGGCCCCGACGCCATCATCGGGGCGGGGGTGGTCCTCGGGCCTGGTTGTTCAATCGGCCCCCGCGCTTTCCTGACCGGAAAGACCGTCCTTGGGTCACGGGTCAAGGTGGGGGTGGGAGCACTCATCGGGGGTGATCCCCAGGATCTGGCCTACCGGGGGGCGGCCAGTGCCACCGAGATCGGGGACGACACCGTCATCCGCGAGTACGTGACCGTCCATCGCGGGACCCAGGAAGGCACGCGCACGTGGATCGGCAGAAACTGCTACCTCATGGCGGGTTCTCACGTGGCCCACAATTGCCGCTTGGAGGACCACGTTATTTTGGTCAACAACGTCCTGCTTGCCGGTTACGTCGAGGTCGGGGCCCGGGCCTTTGTCGGTGGGGCCGCGGTGGTGCACCAGTTCACCCGCATCGGGGCCTATGCCATGATCCGGGGTCTGACCCGACTGGGAAGGGACGTCCCGCCCTATTGCATGGCCACCCACACCAACACGCTTTCGGGTTTGAACAAGGTTGGACTCCGCCGCAACGGTTTTGACGATGCCCGCCGTCGCCGCATCCTTCGTGCGGTGGAGTTGCTTTGCCATTCCCCCCTGAACCGGACCCAGGCGCTCGAAGCGATCCGCGTCGATGCCGACCTGCAACACGCCGACATCGACCTGTTGGTGCAGTTTGCCGAAACGACCAAACGAGGCCTTTGCGGATGGCGTGACACAACCGCCGGCGCAGAGGACGAATAG
- the radC gene encoding DNA repair protein RadC yields MSLIRELPEGEKPRERLWNRGAESLRTAELLAILLNTGLKGTSVLQLAEQMLVQYQTLDRLARADVRELARIKGIGPAKATHIKAAFELAGRFSKSLHTEIPMDRPSLVQACLGDEMRQLDYESLRVLCLNAKLHLKEQKEISRGTVNETTAHPRDVLEVAILNRAYGIVLVHNHPSGDPSPSNADLDFTLRLKEAARTMQVHLVDHIILGKPTAQRAGYYSFKEAGYL; encoded by the coding sequence GTGAGCCTGATCCGAGAACTCCCCGAAGGAGAAAAGCCGCGCGAGCGGTTGTGGAACCGGGGGGCTGAAAGCCTGCGGACGGCGGAATTGCTGGCCATCCTGCTCAATACCGGTTTGAAAGGGACCTCGGTCCTGCAATTGGCCGAGCAAATGCTGGTCCAGTACCAGACCTTGGACCGGCTGGCCCGGGCCGATGTGCGGGAGCTGGCCCGGATCAAGGGTATCGGCCCGGCCAAGGCCACCCACATCAAGGCGGCTTTCGAACTGGCCGGGCGCTTTTCCAAATCGCTGCACACAGAAATTCCCATGGACCGCCCCTCCCTGGTCCAGGCCTGCCTCGGGGATGAGATGCGGCAATTGGACTACGAAAGCTTGCGGGTGTTGTGCCTGAACGCGAAGTTGCACCTCAAGGAACAAAAAGAAATCAGCCGGGGCACGGTCAATGAAACCACGGCCCACCCGCGGGATGTCCTGGAAGTGGCGATCCTGAACCGGGCCTATGGCATCGTGCTGGTGCACAACCACCCCAGCGGAGATCCCTCACCGAGCAATGCGGATTTGGACTTCACCCTCCGCCTGAAAGAAGCGGCCCGGACGATGCAGGTCCATCTGGTCGACCACATCATTCTGGGAAAACCCACCGCGCAGCGTGCGGGCTATTACAGTTTCAAGGAAGCCGGCTACCTTTGA